The genomic stretch cgtttgacaaataaaaaaatataatctCATCGTGTAGGTAGTTTACCCGcgctgtatctgcgagctgttggctagagtacgtgccaagaccagagtgggcacattggCTATATACTGTAATGCAACAGTTTTTCTGACTAAACCATCAGTatagttgaaaatgtgatggaaacccatttatgtattttttattctttacataaaacaagtatttttttacgtacactacgtcatcacgcacagccttttatccgcaataaatcagtttgatggaaacacatctctggtgtgTAAATGTACATATTGTTTTATGCACTTTTTTGAATGTTCACATAAAAACCTGTCACcaattgaatggaaacctagctagtggtcaagtacagtgagctccaaaagtattgggacaatgacaattttgttttgtctctgtactccagcacttggGAACTGAAATTATACATTGACTTATACATTAATTATACACATTAATTATAcattaaagtgcagactgtcaggtTTAAGTTGAAGGTTTTTACATCCATATCGAattaaccgtttagaaattacagcactttttgtacatacatGTAGTcctcccattttaggggaccaaaagtatttggacaaattcacttatgtgtattaaagtagtcaaaaattaatatttggtcccatattcaaaGCAcataatgactacatcaagcttgttacTCTACAAATGTGatacattttctgtttgttttggttgtttcagattattttgtgtccaatagaaattaatgttaAATAgagtattgtgtcattttggggtcacatttattgtaaatatgaatagaatatgtttctaaacacttctacattaatgtggatgctaccatgattatggataatgctgaatgaattgtgaataaacATTCCCCCAAGATGTtagcctctcaccattacaataaggAGGTTagtaaatgttgttttttttttttttttttttggggggggggtatttatgcctcatcattattcattattccgtaatcatggtagcatccagtgtttagaaacatattatattctaatttacaatgaaagggactccaaaatgacacaataaatgatttaccattaatttctattgggcacaaaataatctgaaacgcaAGCTATACAAACAGCATATACATCCAAAAAATGTGGAGATTcccaagcttgatgtagtcattgcgtgctatgaatatgggaccaaatacttaactttatactactttaatacacatataagtgaattgtGTCCTAATACTTTTGGTTccttaaaatggggggactatgaccaactcagtggccttgtggttagtgtccaccctgagattggaaggttgtgagttcgatCCGGCCGAATCATACCAGAGACTGTAAAAATGAGATCTGATGAGAACCAGATGCATCTCTGGGAAACCGATGCGTCTCTGCTTGGCACGCAGCATTAAGTAGATGGATTGGGGGTAAGGCCAGCGATAGACGAGGGTCCTGTCCAGGGGCTGTACTTGTACTtcaagctgcctcacactacagaaattGGAGATAGGCTCCTGCTCCTATGAACTATTCCAGCCAAGGCTTGGACAAGGCTACTTACCTCTGTACAAAAAGTGGTTCAACGATTCaaccgatatggatgaaaataccctctgtaaatttctcactcattattattcaTGATACATTCAGCATTATCCATAATCAGTCTACACttcaacctcatagtcattgcatcatttcaaatccaaagtgctggagtacagagccaaaacaacaaaaaatgtgtcactgtgccAATACTTTTGTAGTTCACTGTATGTGGTGACAAAAACTGTAACCTAGTTTTGCTTGCGAAGATAAATATTTACTCTCTTTGGGGTATTCCAAGTGTTCACATAGCCTCCCTCGGCTACAAGTTAAACTCTCTGCAGGCCAAGACACTGTGGCGGTACAGAAGTGCAGTTACCCGAGTGGCTGAATTGGAGAATGTGTGACCTTTTCCACACCTTGGCCAACAGGGAGCCATGCAGAACTTTTaagagcagtagagggagaagagagcttAAGTCTTGAGGAGTGTTGTACTGGACAGTATTTCTTAGCACTGGGGTAGAGCCTAGTTTAACACAATCCACATATGGAGTGGAAGTTGCAGAGCACAGAAACACATCCCATCCAATGCCATCGCTAACTAAGGAGGATAATGAATTGCTCTGTGGGCACCACTTGCTCAGCGAACGCACAGCCTCCTCCTCCTGGGGGAACTGAACCAATGGAGCAGTTTAAAAATAACGAGGAATATTATCCGCTTCACGTGCTGTTGAATGTTCACTGAGGAGATGTGTCAAATATCTAATCACGTGTTTGTGTGCACTACTCAAAAAAATATTTGAAGACAGCAACTAGAAGATACTTCGCAAACTAGGTACTTAAATGTCTGGGGTTTTCAAAGGGGCATGGGAGTATCTTGCTGAGGTGCTAGGCAGCGTTGTCACTTAGGGATTTCACTGGGAAGCTTAATTGGAACCCTCCATTTATGACTTCACACTCCTCTATAATTTTCTTTTACTACTAGAAGGTGAAATATTTGTGCCATTCCCAATAGGAAAACACCATAGAAAGCTAGGATCCAATTCACATGCAGGCATCCTTTCTCTAGTCATCAGTTCAATCACCATCGCTCCATGTCATCTGCATGTATAATTTGAAATGAAGCTAAGGGATGGCTTTTTTCTCCAGTTGCTCTGCTATTGTTTTATTCAGCACTGCTACGCCTGGGATTTTATCATGGCATTACACTAAGATTATCAAGAAGAACCAGCCTTCCCTCTTGAGGAGGGCGAgggatataaaaaaaaacatgaatgtaAATTGCCAGATCGCACACAGATGTGCCCTGCCAGGAAgacgggaaagagagaaggaaagacaggTTAATATAGGTCACAGAGCACCTTCATGGTTTGAAGGCTTAAActacacacacaaaggcacacacactGCAAAGAACTGTCCGTCCACTGTATATGAACCCAGTGGGAAACACTAGAGCAGCCTCTCAGGCCCAGGTGTCAGGGGCTGCGTCATGGCACTGGGAAGAGTCTCTCCCAGAGCAAGgcggagagagaatagacaggaaGACAGGCGTCATAGGGCAGGATGTggcagacaggggaagagagacgGGAGATACCTGTCCCACAGAGCACAGTCATCACTTCCTCATTGCCGCCTAGACTCCGAATGCTTTACTGGCCAGTGCCGCCGTTCCGCTAATGCCCCCCATCAGGAAAGCTCCATCTGTTGCTGTACAAACGCTAAGGAGGATGTCATTGTTAAGAGGATGTATGTTCAAGCAAGGGCCTGGCCTGCTCGGTCCGCTCTATCTCTTGTATTGTTCAGCTAGCCTCGCCTGCCAAACCAGGGAAATGATTAGGAATTCAGACTTCCTGCCTGCAGACTAGACTATTTTGTGTGTAAATTACCAAACGTCGGGACTCGTTGGGGACAGTATATTTTCACAGTATTTAGTATGTTGTTTAAAAAGCTGCCTCTGCACTCCCAAAGAGTATGCTCTGGATGTAGATGGGAATTTATTCCTGGAGTTTTTGCAATTTTTGTCCTGGACAGTTGTTTCTAGGCCAGACCTCACAACCTTTTATTGGAGTTTCAAGCTAACTTAAGCACTAAATATGCACTAATACTGTCTTATTTACAGCCTTAGCTAGTATTTTAGcaagtaaaaaaaaagaagctgtTTGGTGAAATCAAAGACAAAATACTATTGTGTTTAGTAATATATTTAGGCAAGCTGATATGTGTTTGTCTTAAAGATGGAAGCAAAATAGTGGatgcaaaatagccccataattTCAAAGATTCACAactacctggggcggcaggtagcctagcggttagttgcttgttcaaatccccgagctggcaagttGGAATAATTttccgttctgcccttgagcaaggcagttgacccccacaacaactgctccctgggtgacaatgacgtggatgtcgattaaggcagccccccttcAGAGATTCAGAGGGGTTTGGTTAAATATGGAATagacattttggttgaatgcattcagttgtgcaactgactaggtatcccttttCCCCTtctatattttacagtaggtatgaggtTCCTTATTGGATATGCATCCTTCTTTCGAtgctaaacccaccactggtgtgcaaggccaaagagctctattttcataaCCAAGGGCATGTCTTCTTGTCCCTTGATATTCTGGAATAGAGGAATATGTGAATATGTTTCAGGCTTTGACAAAACAATTTGATGTTTCAGTTTAGAAATACAGTAAATTAGCTTTTCAGTCAAGCATTGTTACAGTATTAAcaaaatactgtattttatactgcTTTTATGCCTTGTCACTTCTAATGCTTGTGTGTTTTTTAAAAGGCAAACTGAATAACTTTTTCCTCTCAGGGCCTAACTTTTGTTGTCTGTCTGAACTAGAACTGTATTAAATGGATCACATCTCGAGAGACAAAGCCAAAAATACTGTTATTAAAGATTCATTGCCATTAACATTAGCAATGTGGGGAACATTAAAGTTTCAAAGGCTTACACTAAAGAATTACTCATAGTCCTTCCTTTCCATCGCTCCCACTCCTCAACTTTAGCAATGGATCGACATTTACATAAtggttacctggaggaaaatggaGGAGGGTCaagctttttcaatttcagtcaaggggagggttaagtattttttaaacataGTCCATGGGAGGatcatgtaatttgtaattgatTCCATTTCTGTATTTTTCAGTGTTttagaattagttgcttattaagtttcaagttttaatgtcacatggaCAAGTACAGTAAAATGTGTTTCTTGCTAACTCAAAACCCAACAGTGCAATAATCAATGACAATGTACTagaaaaaaacacaagaaataaGATTAAGAAATATGAAAAACTTTATTGTGTATTTAAGTAACGAAGCATACTATATACCGGAAATATGTGTGATATAACAGTGTGATATGAATACGTGTTCTATTTATGAATGAAGATggacactaaacaaactatacaaaataacaaacggACGTGACGCTATATAATCTAAATGTGCAGACAcatgcaactagacatagacatcgataataacccacgaaatacccaaagacgatggctgcctaaatatggttcccaatcagagacaacgataaacatctgcctctaattgagaaccaatctaggcaaccatagacatatgtaaacacctagatgataaacaaccccataaacctacaaaacccctagacagtacaaaaaacacatacatcacccatgtcacaccctgacctaaccaaaacaataaagaaaacaaagaatactaaggtcagggcgtgacagggaaAGATGTGACTCCGATGGATATGGGGATTTCATTGTTAAATtttctttgacattcagaggctgagctacaaccttTAACCAAGGAGACAAAAAATAGACTGCTTGAgaagtaatctaattctgtcactatcaattgattaagctattcactttcGGGTACAATACAATGTTTTTGTTTAATCCCAGACAGCTTTTCGGTAAACACTTGTGACCTTTTTTTGTTGGGTTAAGCCACagaagaagagtagccagcagttaaagcttaAATTTTTCTGTGTTGGTCGGCctagggtggaaaggtaggcctaacttttgaaagtaccaCGCTCAGATCAAAATGTTTACAAACAGCGACAGGTTcgttgcaaacaagacacactgatttggAATTGCAGAAATATGATAAGATAAACACATAGGCCTATTGCTCTGTCCATCCTTAGCCTGCAATTTCAgtcatttgtgtggtattaaaaaacaATCTCCTAATATGTAAAATGAAGTACAATTGCGTGAAATGTTTCTAAAAGGCTATTTTTTCTCTGACCTGCAAATACgatgatagattcatgcaatgTTTTTACCATAAAGGCGATCTTCCCACCCCTACTCTTGTCTACAGTGGTATGCCAACCTACAACCTTCTGGCCCGCAGCCCTGTGCACTATCAAAATTCCAGTATTGCCATGTAATGCTGACAGGAcgaagaacagtttctaaaactgcatatctaaggctctggtctgtccaagaagtgagggTAAATGGATCACTCCCTTACTACATCTCATTAATTGTTCAATATAAGATTAATGTAAGAGGGCGGATAATTACCTTTTTCAAAACGTGGGACAATGTATAGCATGGTGTTTAAACTGACGACATAAGGTAAACAAGCTGTGATCTAGTAATGATCTCAGAGACATTAGGGTAAGCAGCTTACCCTGTCTGCTTTAGAAGGGAACCCCAGCCAGCTCCCTCAACCATGCGTGCATTGGATAGTGCATTGGATAGCAGGGAACTGGTATGATACCAAAGCAAGCTGACCTTGACTTACTAGGAACTGGGTGAGTGTCACAGAAAACACACCTACTTTAGAGCCTGGGTGTGAGTAGAATTTCCTGGGGAATGGTCTACCAAAGGATCCGTGACCTTACGCTTTCAGAAAGACTTGTCTCTTCAGGTCACCGACTTGCCTTACTGTGTGAAAGAACTGTGTGGTGCTTTGCTAATTCACTGTGTCAGCAGAGGCCTGGTGAACTCTAAAACAGTAAAAGGCTCTAAACAGGCTCCTGTCTTTTTAATGGATTGGGGGGCTTAGGCCTCTAGCAGCTACTTGAGCCTAAGCTTTAGTCTCAGGGAGACTATTCATGGGTGTATGACTGGGTTGGGATGCATGTGTGGGAGCATGGCCTTTCTGTATGATTCTGAAGAGCACACGGCAAAAAGTGAAATCTAATCAAGCATAAATATCTTATAATGAGTGATAATTCATTTATTAAAATTAGTGTTTTTTTCTTACCAAGCTAAATTATCTACTATCATTGGCAGATCATTTTTTTACCTAAAAAATgccagcaccaaaccagtgtctCTACATTTGTATGTTTGGTAGAAAACAATAATGTTAAAAAGTTCTAAACTGGGATTTTCAAACACTATGAGATTCACGGTGATGTAGGGAGCAAGAAAATACCCCCCCCTCTGGCTAAAAACTTGttgcaggttttgaaaatcatttcaaaaaaacttttaaTCCCATTTTTTAGGACTCTTTTtatctttttaaccacagatcatagaagCCCGGccttttcacatatgtagacactggtttggtgctagaaataatgaatatgaggttgaaaagtgatGGAGTTGCAAGTCATTTATCTCATTTAAAGATAAGACGATTTAAGGTAAAATATCTTGATATACATGTAAGATAAATGACTTGCAACTCCatcacttttcaacctcatattcattatttccagcaccaaaccagtgtctacatatgtgaaaacgcTGTGTATTTTTTTCGTTAAAAGAAGTGAAATTATCTGCCATTGATGTTAGATAATTTAGTTTGTTCAGAAGAAAACACATTTAAGATGGTTTCAATTAAACCTTTTATAGTACATCCCTCTGTCATAGACCAAAGCGGGCGTGTTTCCAGGGCACTCATGGCCCATTACTGCTACATGGGCACACGTgtcaggagcagagagagagagaaagaaagagaggggtcgGGCAGGCGGCTAGGCTGCCACTGGCACGGGAGAGCTCGCAGCGAGAAGGGCGCCCGTCTCCCTGCACAATTACCCACCGTGCGCAGAAACTGAGCTCGCCTTGCGTATGTCCGCATTGGTTCGCCCCGCCAGACTAAAAATGGAAGGTAACAGATCCAGGTCATGGTACGCTGGAAAGAATGAAGAATGCGTCTGGGTGGGGTGGTAGACTGGGGGCAAGGGGATGGAGGGGTTGATGTTAATTGAGTTTCTGGAATTTTAGATGAACTGACTGGTTAGAAACATCCCTAATGCAGGCATAACAGCCAGCTGACGTACCACAGCACTGCAAACAGCTACCAATGGACATTGCACGTGTGTGTAATAGCAACGTTTGTTAGTAAGGCTCATATTTTTTCCTTTCCTGTTTTGCAGGCTACTTCAACGTATTGGCAGTAATACTGAAAACAACGAATGATGCGCCATGGGCCAACGAGTTTGAATGTAAGAGCCAATAGAGATGTCGTAATATATACACCAACATGACAATCAGTTACAGACATTTCCTGCTTGACCTTGACATGACACTAAGGAACCAGAAGTAGATAACATCGACCCTCTGCTTCTTCCTTTAAAAAAAACCTTAAATCTAATTCCCTCTTGTCTCCTCTGGCAGCTATCGAATTGTCCTGTTTGATAGAGTCCATCTCCACAAAAAACCCAAGAATCGAATGGAAGAAAATTAAGGATGGGGAGCCCAGTTATGTCTACTTTGAGAAGAAAATCTCAGGTAACAGACTCAACGGAGTGTTTTGTCATAATGGCGTCTTCACTAATATCTTCAACATCAATATCAAAGTGacaaaacccccccaaaaaatgttcaaATCTTCTTACAGACACAAACAACTTGGACTAATGAGGGAACGACATtctgttttatattcatcatgaATTATTCCTGTATTAAATCAATGTCAACTTAAAGCATGTTTTTTAATCCTGCAGGAGATTTGGAGGGCAGAGCAATGATCAGAGAGCCTGCGACATTGGTGATAACCAACGCCACAAGATCAGACTCAGCCAGTTACCGTTGCGAGGTCAGCGCCCAGACTGACCTTAAATCCTTTGATGAGATTTTGATCAACCTCGTCGTAAGAGGTAGGTCTATCATCCCACCCAGCCACATTTCTTCACATCTGCTCAACACATCATCATCAGCCTCTTGCACCAGAAGCACATCATTAGTTGTATTACTACAGTAAACTGTGGTATAATATTGAAACCAGAATAAATTCAAGAATATACACCCACACGAAGATGCATCACCTTGTGGCTATGACTGAAATGACATGTTTGGGGAAGGGAGCATTGCTGCTACCTCTGTGAAATTGCATGTTTGCCATCAGTCATTTGCGTTGCAATAATGCATCTCATCATCTCATCATGATTTAATGCATCTCATAATTTCCCTGCTAAAATGTTTGCCGTTAGTCTTAAACCTTGAAGCTTTGAAAGTTGCTATGAAACATAACATACAAAACACAATGAACATGTAGTCTTTGTACCTAAAACAGCCATATCAGTTTACAGGGACTCGTTTTTCCTGTTTTACTAAAACGGAGCTGCATTAGTGGTTACAACTATCGATGCTGTAAGCTGAAACCGTGTTTTAGGTCACGCCAACCTTTTGGCACACGTACTGTATGAGGATGCTTTTTGACAGGCCCGTCCCTGCCCCAAAGGCGTGTTCTGAGCTATATGGGGAAACCTCTGAAACTGCACCCTCGCTAAATCGCAGTGCTAAAGATGGAAAGTGTTGGCAGGGTTTGGCACGGGGCAAAAAACACATACCCACCCTCCGAGATCATTCATTGGCTTAGTAACTACAATTCAGTGTGTATCATAGGCTATGCTGTTTTTGACACAATCAGAAGCTGAATGTTGCCATTGCTAAATGTGTGATTGTGTCCACAGTGAAGCCAGTGGTGCCGAAATGTGCTGTCCCCAAATCGGTGCCTGTAGGGATGGCGGCAGAGCTGCGATGCGTGGAGGATCAAGGTTTCCCCAAGTCTCAGTACCAATGGTTCCGCAACAAGGAGGAAATCCCAGATGACCCCAAGACCAGCCCTAAGTTCATCAACTCCTCCTACACGCTCAATGCCGAAACAGGCACCCTGgtgagtgtttgtttgtgtgcggtGACTGGGAGGGAAGGGGCCACTGTAGTGCAAGGCAAGGCTGCGGGGGTGGTGGCCTTGCCCCCAGCGGTAGGGGCAGATATTTTGGGGTGACAGTTGATGGTGTGAGGGGGCTTGAGCCATTAGGGGAATCTGCTGTCCTCATTGGTACATTCCTgaactccctctcccctgctcagcCAGATAGTCAGTGGCTCGGCCTTTTCACTCCACTCAACCTTTACACTGGCTTCTAAAGTTTGGCCTGGCTGTCACTGACATACTTTACTTCCAGGGAGTCACAAcctactactgttcatattgtCCGCTAGTCCTTGAAGACCACCAGCACATGATGCCAAATCTGCTTTTCATATCCAACTGAAAGCTAACTAATTAGTAACAGGACTAGAATTAGAGGACAAGACCTTCATTAACGTGGGTTAAAATCTGATGGGAGACAGCATACAACGAGAACTGAAGGGATATCTGTTGAACAGTAAAGCAACTCATTTTCGGGACAGTTCCACCTCCAATGTAATTCAAATTGAACCTCGTTATAAAGCCTGCACTTTCCCACATGCAGTAAATACACCAGAATGAAAGGACTCTGTTTATACGGAGTGTAATTGAGACTTGCTGCTGTTGGTTTTTCCTCTGCAGAAATTCAGTGCTGTCAGAATGAACGACTCAGCAGAGTACTTCTGCCGAGCAAAGAACGACGCGGGCCACTCAGAGTGTGGACCGCAGACAATGGAAATCTGTAAGTCTGTCTGACAGCTGACAAATTTGTACACAAGACACATGTTGTTTGTTGAAGCATGTCATCCCAGTAGTCCGGTGTTCAATTCATGAAGAGCCAGTTGAAGGTATCTCAACATCAATTCTTCATTCTTCCTGTTGTTCTTCCCCAGATGATATCAATATCGCCAGGATCATCCTGGGAGTGCTGGTGGTGGTGCTATTGTGCATAACAGTGGGCCTCTGCTTTGCGTACAAGCGTGGCTACTTCGCCAGCCAGAAACAGACTGGAAACAAGTGAGTGAAACTTCCTCTTGAGCGGCAATAGGGATGGGTCATGGCTCATTGAGGTTTAACATTTGCCAATTTAGACTTTATGAACAAACTTGACCTCACAGCTTGACCTGGTTAACTTACAGCCCAAGGTTTTATAACATGCATGGAACAATTCTTTCTAGAAATGTGTTGCTTTTGCAACAGCATAATGCCTTCTGATCATGTCTCCGTTGTGTTTCACAGTTACAAAGCACCAGCCAAAGGAGAAGGAGTGGACTACGTCAGAGCCGAGGACGAGGTGCGTAaagaacttttttttttaactcaaaaAAGTTCAACTAGGCAGTCCTTTAACTTTAGCTTACTTGCTCTTCCTTTTTATTCCAGGGAGACTTCCGACACAAATCTTCGTTTGTCATCTGAAGAGAAAGACGAAGGGCATGGAAGTGAAAGGTGTGGTACTTTGGACAGAACTCATTAAGTGTGTgagatgaccagtgagctgacacAGTACGTGCCTTGAGCTCTCAGCATGTCTGAAATGATTCAAGTTTGCCAAAGATGACAAGTTTTCACATCTATATAGAACTGTTAACCATTGTTACAGACAAGTTTTCACATCTATATAGAACTGTTAACCATTGTTACAGACAAGTTTTGAAAccaacttgttgactgctttcaTCACCAATCAACTTATTTTGCTAAATTATGGAGTTAAGTTAGTTATTGCATGTTTTAAAAGGTATTTAACATCATCTGCGGGGGGGACATTTATGTAGGATCTTCTGCTaggagggaaaaaagtatttagctcTGAAGTTCTGAAGTAAATCTAACATAACACATTTCTACTGTAAACATTTGCTTCAAAAACCTTTGTCATTTATAGCTTTTTTTTTCTACCAGCAAAATGTCAGACTATTTTTGATGGAATATATTTTGAAACGCCTATAGATAAAGGTttacttttttaaatatttgtaaaATACTAaccgttttttttattttgttttgggAAAAATAGTTTCAACCCCTCAATATTCAGCTGTAAACAGTCACCTTTCCTGATCATGAAAAACAAAATGTAATTACAAAACCTAGCATAtcaaggttttcctctagaatggTCTTAGATATTTATTTACTGCTGGGATTTCCATGTTAATATTGAAAGAAAGTTACATGTTGAtgtttgtattgtagatatagtcTTAGACAGTAGGAGGCTTCAAAGAGTACCAGCCCAAagctaggaaacactgtacacAATCAGTGGTGCATATCCTTGATTTTAAGTGTCCTTCTGTGCTTTCTGTTTATCTTGTATATTTTGAATATACTGTCCAGGTTGGGTTTTTTGCTGTATGTGAGGAATATGTTCAGTATTTGTAATAATACAGGGTTGATGTTGGCTAACAATTGTACTGATTGTATATAGATAATAGTTTGTTCCCTCCCACCCCCACCAATCGAGACTATGGTGAAAAACATTGGAGAATAATCAGATATAAAACTACCAAAAGGAGGCAATATGAAACTCTTTCCATGGTTTGAAAAAGACATGGTCATGGTAGAGCTGATCTGCCTAATGTTTACACATAGGAAGATATCAATACTGTTCAATCATCTCTACTCCAGGCAAAAATAACTGAAAACTGAATTTGAAATAGAAAATTGAAGTAAACGACTTAGACAAATGGTATTTGACATTTTCCCAAATTCATTTCAGACATTTCCAAGAGTTACAAAACATTCTGAGATACATACACAACAATTGCCTGATACACAAATAGTTTTTCACAAAACAGGTACTGAAGTTTTTCATTTGTACATTGATAAAGATCATTCCTTTTAAAG from Oncorhynchus tshawytscha isolate Ot180627B linkage group LG09, Otsh_v2.0, whole genome shotgun sequence encodes the following:
- the LOC112245043 gene encoding junctional adhesion molecule 3B-like, which codes for MYDQTEHCIDSKMALTRLACILVLLSTHCYFNVLAVILKTTNDAPWANEFESIELSCLIESISTKNPRIEWKKIKDGEPSYVYFEKKISGDLEGRAMIREPATLVITNATRSDSASYRCEVSAQTDLKSFDEILINLVVRVKPVVPKCAVPKSVPVGMAAELRCVEDQGFPKSQYQWFRNKEEIPDDPKTSPKFINSSYTLNAETGTLKFSAVRMNDSAEYFCRAKNDAGHSECGPQTMEIYDINIARIILGVLVVVLLCITVGLCFAYKRGYFASQKQTGNNYKAPAKGEGVDYVRAEDEGDFRHKSSFVI